In Pyrus communis chromosome 8, drPyrComm1.1, whole genome shotgun sequence, one genomic interval encodes:
- the LOC137743751 gene encoding uncharacterized protein: protein MEKEGKTSKATESDFVLQWGNRKRLRCSKLKQDESLSNDRSSDCLKKKKITSRTADKDSPARHPLPNRMDKSSASPMNGRKQFVTSPEKEDRYYTTRGSLGLDENGKVLGLDNPGPARDDKGSRAWPRLFLSLSSKEKEEDFMAMKGCKLPQRPKKRAKLLQKSLLLVMPGVWLSDLCQERYEVREKKTSKKRPRGLKAMGGIDSESDRET from the exons ATGGAAAAGGAAGGGAAAACCTCTAAGGCCACAGAGTCAGACTTTGTGCTGCAATGGGGGAACAGAAAGAGGCTTAGATGTTCAAAGTTGAAGCAGGACGAAAGCTTGAGCAACGACAGATCGTCGGActgtttgaagaagaagaaaatcacATCTCGGACCGCCGATAAAGACTCTCCGGCTCGTCATCCACTGCCCAATCGCATGGATAA GAGTTCAGCTTCGCCAATGAATGGTAGGAAGCAATTTGTTACTTCACCTGAGAAGGAAGATCGGTACTACACAACAAGGGGTTCATTAGGGTTGGACGAGAACGGGAAGGTGTTAGGATTAGATAATCCTGGTCCTGCAAGGGATGACAAAGGAAGCCGTGCTTGGCCAAGGTTATTTCTATCATTGTCTAgtaaagaaaaggaagaggatttcatgGCTATGAAAGGGTGTAAGCTACCTCAAAGGCCCAAGAAAAGAGCAAAATTGCTCCAGAAAAGCCTACTT TTGGTGATGCCCGGTGTATGGTTATCGGATTTGTGCCAGGAGCGGTATGAAGTCAGGGAGAAGAAGACTTCAAAGAAG